In one Lysobacter alkalisoli genomic region, the following are encoded:
- a CDS encoding carboxymuconolactone decarboxylase family protein → MPLVDPLPADSDAEVAELAKFFNETLGFCPNSVLTMMRRPAIAKSFIALNMAVMENRGRVTSALKRLIGYVSSHVAGCRYCQAHTIRAAERYGADADQMEHVWEYRSHPAFSEAERAALDFALAASQVPNAVDEGVQARMRTHWDEGEIVEILGVIALFGYLNRWNDSMATTLEEGAEESGRQWLAHEGWTRGKHV, encoded by the coding sequence ATGCCACTGGTCGATCCCTTGCCTGCCGACAGCGACGCCGAAGTCGCCGAGCTGGCGAAGTTCTTCAACGAAACGCTGGGCTTCTGCCCCAACAGCGTACTGACGATGATGCGGCGGCCGGCGATCGCCAAGTCCTTCATCGCCCTGAACATGGCGGTGATGGAGAATCGGGGCCGCGTTACCAGCGCGCTCAAGCGTTTGATCGGTTATGTATCGAGCCATGTCGCCGGCTGCCGCTATTGCCAGGCGCACACGATCCGCGCCGCCGAGCGCTATGGCGCCGATGCCGACCAGATGGAGCATGTCTGGGAGTACCGCTCGCATCCGGCCTTCAGCGAGGCCGAGCGCGCCGCGCTGGATTTCGCGCTGGCCGCCTCGCAGGTGCCCAACGCGGTCGATGAGGGCGTGCAGGCGCGGATGCGCACGCACTGGGATGAAGGGGAGATCGTCGAGATCCTCGGCGTGATCGCGTTGTTCGGCTACCTCAACCGCTGGAACGACAGCATGGCGACGACACTAGAAGAGGGCGCCGAGGAGTCCGGCCGCCAGTGGCTCGCGCATGAGGGCTGGACGCGCGGCAAGCATGTGTAG
- a CDS encoding 3-hydroxybutyrate dehydrogenase, with protein sequence MSSIEGKVAVVTGAASGIGREIAHELSRAGAAVVIADLNLDGAQAVADAITATGGRALAVAMDVTDEAAVNAGIEQAVQALGPIDILVSNAGIQIVNPIDQYDFGDWKKMLAIHLDGAFLTTRAVLPHMYATGADGKPRGGTVIYMGSVHSHQASKLKSAYITAKHGLLGLSRTLAKEGGERGVRSHVVCPGFVRTPLVDKQIPEQSKELGIPEAEVIRNVMLGQTVDGIFTTVEDVAQTVRFLCEFPSAALTGQSIIVSHGWHMQ encoded by the coding sequence ATGAGTTCGATTGAAGGCAAGGTCGCGGTCGTCACCGGCGCCGCGAGCGGCATCGGCAGGGAGATCGCGCACGAGTTGTCGCGCGCCGGCGCGGCAGTGGTCATCGCCGACCTCAACCTTGACGGTGCCCAGGCCGTCGCCGACGCGATCACCGCGACCGGCGGCCGCGCGCTGGCGGTGGCGATGGACGTCACCGACGAGGCCGCGGTCAATGCCGGCATCGAGCAGGCGGTGCAGGCGCTGGGGCCGATCGACATCCTGGTCTCCAATGCCGGCATCCAGATCGTCAACCCGATCGACCAGTACGACTTCGGCGACTGGAAGAAGATGCTCGCCATCCACCTCGACGGTGCTTTCCTGACCACCCGCGCGGTGCTGCCGCACATGTACGCGACCGGCGCCGACGGCAAGCCGCGCGGCGGCACGGTGATCTACATGGGCTCGGTGCATTCGCATCAGGCCTCCAAGCTCAAATCCGCCTACATCACCGCCAAGCACGGCCTGCTCGGGCTGTCGCGGACCCTGGCGAAGGAGGGGGGCGAGCGTGGCGTGCGCAGCCATGTGGTCTGCCCGGGCTTCGTGCGCACGCCGCTGGTCGACAAGCAGATCCCGGAGCAGTCGAAGGAACTGGGCATCCCCGAGGCGGAGGTAATCCGCAACGTCATGCTCGGGCAGACCGTGGATGGCATTTTCACCACCGTCGAGGACGTGGCGCAGACCGTTCGCTTCCTGTGCGAGTTCCCGAGCGCGGCGCTGACCGGACAGAGCATCATCGTCAGCCACGGCTGGCACATGCAGTAG
- a CDS encoding GTP-binding protein yields the protein MSYSTADIRNVALAGHPAAGKTTLFEALLHAGGTIQTAGSIERGTTVSDFDPMEKARGHSLDAAIASTDHNGVHLNLIDTPGYPDFRGPALSALAAVETVLVVVDADHGVEYGTRRMMDYARSRQLCRAVVINKIDHEGVDPGRVLEELREAFGPVCLPLNLPTDGGKAVVDCFGTSEGDSDLGPIADWHQKIIDQVVEINETVMEHYLDLGEDGLSGDELHDAFEQCLREGHLVPVMFCSARSGVGVKKLLDIAERWFPNPAEANPPPSRKALNTNASKPYPIRRRT from the coding sequence ATGTCCTACAGCACCGCCGATATCCGCAATGTGGCCCTGGCAGGCCACCCCGCCGCCGGCAAGACCACCCTGTTCGAAGCCCTGCTGCACGCCGGCGGCACCATTCAGACGGCAGGCAGCATCGAACGCGGCACCACGGTGTCCGACTTCGACCCGATGGAAAAGGCGCGCGGCCATTCGCTCGATGCCGCGATCGCCAGCACCGACCACAACGGCGTCCATCTGAACCTGATCGACACCCCCGGCTACCCCGATTTCCGCGGTCCGGCGCTCTCGGCGCTGGCGGCCGTGGAGACGGTACTGGTCGTCGTCGATGCCGACCACGGCGTCGAGTACGGCACCCGTCGGATGATGGATTACGCCAGATCGCGCCAGCTCTGCCGCGCGGTGGTCATCAACAAGATCGACCACGAAGGTGTGGACCCGGGCCGGGTGCTGGAGGAACTGCGCGAGGCCTTCGGCCCGGTTTGCCTGCCGCTCAACCTGCCAACCGATGGCGGCAAAGCGGTGGTCGACTGCTTTGGCACATCGGAAGGCGACAGTGACCTTGGCCCGATCGCCGACTGGCACCAGAAGATCATCGACCAGGTGGTCGAGATCAACGAGACGGTGATGGAGCACTATCTCGACCTCGGCGAGGACGGACTGTCCGGCGATGAACTGCACGACGCCTTCGAGCAATGCCTGCGCGAAGGCCACCTGGTGCCGGTGATGTTCTGCTCGGCGCGCAGCGGCGTCGGCGTGAAAAAACTGCTCGACATCGCCGAACGCTGGTTCCCGAACCCGGCCGAGGCCAACCCGCCCCCTTCGAGAAAGGCCCTGAACACGAACGCATCGAAGCCGTACCCGATCCGAAGGCGCACGTGA
- the sufC gene encoding Fe-S cluster assembly ATPase SufC translates to MLKIENLHASIGGREILKGLSLELKPGQVHAIMGPNGAGKSTLGNILAGREGYEITEGSVTFDGQDLLTLEPEERAAAGVFLAFQYPVEIPGVNNTYFLRTALNAQRKARGESELDSMQFLKLVREKLAVLHLKDELLHRGVNEGFSGGEKKRNEIFQLALLEPRLAILDETDSGLDIDALKTVAEGVNALRSADRVFLVITHYQRLLEYIKPDVVHVLADGRIVETGGPELALELEQHGYAWIKDRVAPGATA, encoded by the coding sequence ATGCTCAAGATCGAAAACCTCCACGCCTCGATTGGCGGACGCGAAATCCTCAAGGGCCTGTCGCTGGAACTGAAGCCGGGCCAGGTGCACGCCATCATGGGTCCGAACGGCGCCGGCAAGTCCACGCTCGGCAACATCCTCGCCGGCCGAGAGGGGTATGAGATCACCGAGGGTTCGGTGACGTTCGACGGCCAGGACCTGCTCACGCTGGAGCCCGAAGAGCGCGCCGCGGCCGGCGTGTTCCTCGCGTTCCAGTACCCGGTCGAGATCCCGGGCGTGAACAACACCTACTTCCTGCGCACCGCGCTCAACGCCCAGCGCAAGGCGCGCGGCGAGAGCGAGCTGGACTCGATGCAGTTCCTCAAGCTGGTGCGCGAGAAGCTCGCCGTGCTGCACCTGAAGGATGAATTGCTGCACCGCGGCGTCAACGAAGGCTTCTCCGGCGGCGAGAAGAAGCGCAACGAGATCTTCCAGCTCGCCCTGCTGGAACCCAGACTGGCGATCCTCGACGAGACCGACTCCGGACTCGACATCGACGCGCTCAAGACCGTCGCCGAGGGGGTCAACGCGTTGCGCTCCGCCGACCGCGTGTTCCTCGTCATCACCCACTACCAGCGCCTGCTCGAATACATCAAACCGGACGTGGTCCACGTACTGGCCGACGGTCGCATCGTCGAGACCGGCGGCCCGGAACTGGCGCTGGAGCTGGAACAGCACGGCTACGCCTGGATCAAGGACCGGGTGGCGCCGGGAGCGACGGCCTGA
- a CDS encoding ion transporter produces the protein MWKSRIYAIIHGEGSEGLNGFQRGLVSIILASVFIAVVSTEPMVREFAGPTLLYVEFVFGGIFLVEYMARVWSAGSQSQFSGFLGRVRYMRQPMAVIDLVALAPFLVGLSGPESMILRLVRLLRLLALTKLARYSTAIRLVFESIHSRRFELGFTMLLAACVILVSSAVLYVVEGDGQPEAFGSIPRAAWWSVATLTTVGYGDLVPLTPLGKFFASLTAFAGIGLIAMPTGILAAGFSDALSKAKADADGVEGNVQ, from the coding sequence GTGTGGAAAAGTCGCATATACGCGATCATTCACGGTGAAGGGAGTGAAGGGCTCAACGGCTTTCAGCGTGGCCTGGTATCGATAATCCTTGCCAGTGTATTCATTGCCGTAGTCTCCACCGAGCCTATGGTCCGTGAGTTTGCCGGGCCCACTCTGCTATATGTCGAGTTTGTGTTCGGGGGCATTTTCCTGGTCGAGTATATGGCTCGCGTCTGGAGTGCTGGATCACAGTCCCAGTTCTCGGGCTTTCTCGGACGTGTTCGCTACATGCGACAACCAATGGCGGTAATCGACTTGGTCGCATTGGCCCCCTTTCTGGTTGGGTTGTCAGGCCCGGAGTCGATGATCCTCCGGCTGGTTCGCTTGCTTCGGCTGCTTGCCCTGACCAAGCTTGCGCGCTATTCGACAGCGATACGCCTGGTCTTCGAGTCCATACACAGCCGGCGTTTTGAACTTGGTTTCACCATGCTGCTGGCAGCCTGCGTGATACTGGTCTCATCGGCAGTCCTGTATGTCGTTGAGGGTGATGGTCAGCCTGAGGCATTTGGAAGCATCCCGCGTGCGGCCTGGTGGAGCGTGGCGACGCTGACAACGGTCGGTTACGGCGATTTGGTTCCGCTGACTCCGCTTGGAAAATTCTTCGCATCGCTAACTGCGTTCGCCGGGATTGGGCTGATTGCCATGCCCACTGGCATCCTGGCTGCTGGATTCTCGGATGCTTTGTCGAAGGCTAAGGCAGACGCGGATGGGGTAGAGGGTAACGTGCAATGA
- the sufB gene encoding Fe-S cluster assembly protein SufB: MATEIIETPETTTDLPEANRDIHARLGRKYDAGFVTDIESDSLPPGLDEDIIRALSARKNEPEWMTEWRLQAYRHWLTMPMPNWAKLKIEPIDFQALSYFSAPKGPKYASLDEVPQELLDTYEKLGVPLHERAKLAGVAVDAVFDSVSVGTTFRKELAEKGVIFCSMSEAIAEHPELVRQYLGSVVPTGDNYFAALNSAVFSDGSFVFIPKGVRCPMELSTYFRINAMNTGQFERTLIICEDKGYVSYLEGCTAPMRDENQLHAAVVELVALEDAEIKYSTVQNWYPGDEEGRGGIYNFVTKRGECRGDRSKISWTQVETGSAITWKYPSCVLLGDDSVGEFYSVALTHHCQQADTGTKMIHVGARTKSKIISKGISAGRGQNTYRGLVKVDKGAAGARNHTQCDSLLIGKKCGAHTFPYIEVKHPTATVEHEATTSKISEDQLFYCRSRGIGEEDAVSMIVDGFCKSVFRELPMEFAVEAKKLLEVSLEGSVG, translated from the coding sequence ATGGCCACCGAAATCATCGAAACCCCCGAAACCACCACCGACCTGCCCGAGGCCAACCGCGACATCCACGCGCGGCTGGGCCGCAAGTATGACGCCGGTTTCGTCACCGACATCGAGTCCGACAGCCTGCCCCCGGGCCTGGACGAAGACATCATCCGCGCGCTCTCGGCCCGCAAGAACGAGCCGGAGTGGATGACCGAGTGGCGCCTGCAGGCCTACCGCCACTGGCTGACCATGCCGATGCCGAACTGGGCCAAGTTGAAGATCGAGCCGATCGACTTCCAGGCGCTGAGCTACTTCAGCGCGCCCAAGGGCCCGAAGTACGCCTCGCTCGACGAAGTGCCGCAGGAACTGCTCGACACCTACGAGAAGCTGGGCGTGCCGCTGCACGAGCGCGCCAAGCTGGCCGGGGTGGCGGTGGACGCGGTATTCGACTCGGTATCGGTCGGCACCACCTTCCGCAAGGAACTGGCCGAGAAGGGCGTCATCTTCTGCTCGATGTCCGAAGCGATCGCCGAGCACCCCGAGCTGGTCCGCCAATATCTGGGCAGCGTGGTCCCGACCGGCGACAACTACTTCGCCGCGCTGAACTCGGCGGTGTTCTCCGACGGCAGCTTCGTGTTCATCCCCAAGGGCGTGCGCTGCCCGATGGAACTGAGCACCTACTTCCGCATCAACGCGATGAACACCGGCCAGTTCGAGCGCACCCTGATCATCTGCGAGGACAAGGGTTACGTCTCCTACCTGGAAGGCTGTACCGCGCCGATGCGCGACGAGAACCAGCTGCATGCCGCCGTCGTCGAGCTGGTCGCGCTGGAAGACGCGGAGATCAAGTACTCGACCGTGCAGAACTGGTACCCCGGCGACGAGGAAGGCCGCGGCGGCATCTACAACTTCGTCACCAAGCGCGGCGAGTGCCGCGGCGACCGCAGCAAGATCAGCTGGACCCAGGTCGAGACCGGCTCGGCGATCACCTGGAAGTACCCGTCCTGCGTGCTGCTGGGCGACGATTCGGTCGGCGAGTTCTACTCGGTCGCGCTGACCCACCACTGCCAGCAGGCCGACACCGGCACCAAGATGATCCACGTCGGCGCCCGCACCAAGAGCAAGATCATCAGCAAGGGCATCAGCGCCGGCCGTGGCCAGAACACCTACCGTGGCCTGGTCAAGGTCGACAAGGGCGCCGCCGGCGCGCGCAACCACACCCAGTGCGACAGCCTGCTGATCGGCAAGAAGTGCGGCGCGCACACCTTCCCGTACATCGAGGTCAAGCACCCGACCGCGACCGTCGAGCACGAGGCCACCACCTCCAAGATCAGCGAGGACCAGCTGTTCTACTGCCGCTCGCGCGGCATCGGCGAGGAGGATGCGGTGTCGATGATCGTCGACGGCTTCTGCAAGTCGGTATTCCGCGAACTGCCGATGGAGTTCGCGGTCGAGGCCAAGAAGCTGCTGGAAGTCTCGCTGGAAGGCAGCGTCGGCTGA
- a CDS encoding putative toxin-antitoxin system toxin component, PIN family gives MTATPPRIVLDTNAWLDLLVFDDPRIIAIGTAIRSGQVETVTNADCREEWRRVLGYPLLALESDRQRSLLQAFDASAVHLDTRPDETATLPRCRDPDDQKFLELAHASGARWLVSRDKALLRLNRHTRRDGLFAILVPEAWTSPD, from the coding sequence ATGACTGCCACCCCACCCCGCATCGTCCTCGACACCAATGCCTGGCTCGACCTGCTGGTGTTCGACGACCCTCGCATCATCGCGATCGGCACGGCAATCCGCTCCGGGCAGGTCGAAACCGTAACCAATGCGGATTGCAGGGAGGAATGGCGTCGGGTACTCGGCTATCCGCTACTGGCGCTGGAATCCGATCGTCAACGCTCGCTGCTCCAGGCCTTCGACGCCAGCGCGGTCCATCTCGATACCAGGCCCGATGAAACGGCGACATTGCCGCGATGCCGCGACCCCGACGACCAGAAGTTCCTCGAACTCGCCCATGCCAGCGGCGCCCGTTGGCTGGTCAGCCGCGACAAGGCATTGCTCAGACTCAATCGCCACACCCGGCGCGATGGCCTGTTCGCCATCCTGGTGCCAGAGGCCTGGACATCGCCCGACTAG
- a CDS encoding SET domain-containing protein — protein sequence MPSKIVARRSEIHGNGVFAKEPIHKGERVVQYKGKLKTHAEVDAGDTGDVDSGHTFLFTLNDEYVIDANERGNVARWINHSCKPNCEAVLDEDEGGDPRKDRVFIEAIRDIEPGEELSYNYGITLAEKHTKELKQVWACLCGAKNCTGTMLQPKKDKKKKKKGGKKRKKKA from the coding sequence ATGCCAAGCAAGATTGTCGCCCGCCGTTCCGAGATCCATGGCAACGGCGTTTTCGCCAAGGAACCGATCCACAAGGGCGAACGTGTCGTCCAGTACAAGGGCAAGCTCAAGACCCATGCCGAGGTCGATGCCGGCGACACCGGCGACGTCGATTCCGGCCATACCTTCCTGTTCACCCTCAACGACGAGTACGTGATCGACGCCAACGAGCGGGGCAACGTCGCGCGCTGGATCAACCACAGCTGCAAGCCCAATTGCGAGGCGGTCCTGGACGAGGACGAGGGTGGCGATCCGCGCAAGGATCGGGTGTTCATCGAGGCGATCCGCGACATCGAGCCGGGCGAGGAGTTGTCCTACAACTACGGCATCACCCTGGCCGAGAAGCATACGAAGGAACTGAAGCAGGTCTGGGCTTGCCTCTGCGGGGCGAAGAACTGCACCGGGACCATGTTGCAGCCGAAGAAGGACAAGAAGAAAAAGAAGAAGGGCGGGAAGAAGAGAAAGAAGAAGGCTTGA
- a CDS encoding SUF system Fe-S cluster assembly regulator: MLRVTKLTDYATVVMTVLATRPDDVLSTSELAERAGLEPPTVAKVLKPLAQAGLVEGFRGVNGGYRLARPANEIGLIEIVEAMEGPLGMTECSVHGGNCTIEDQCGVRANWRHINDVIVAALRDMTLAQMLEPPASPPAPPDTKRIDLRLANI; encoded by the coding sequence ATGCTCCGCGTCACCAAACTCACCGATTACGCAACGGTCGTCATGACCGTGCTTGCGACCCGTCCCGACGACGTGCTCAGCACGTCCGAGCTGGCCGAGCGCGCCGGTCTGGAGCCGCCGACCGTGGCCAAGGTGCTCAAGCCGCTGGCGCAGGCGGGCTTGGTCGAGGGCTTCCGCGGCGTCAACGGCGGCTACCGGCTCGCCCGTCCGGCCAACGAAATCGGCCTGATCGAGATCGTCGAGGCCATGGAAGGACCACTCGGCATGACCGAGTGCAGCGTACATGGCGGCAACTGCACCATCGAGGACCAGTGCGGCGTACGTGCCAACTGGCGCCACATCAACGATGTGATCGTCGCTGCGCTGCGCGATATGACCCTGGCGCAGATGCTGGAACCGCCGGCATCTCCGCCCGCCCCACCCGACACGAAGCGCATCGACCTGCGCCTCGCCAACATATAG
- a CDS encoding helix-hairpin-helix domain-containing protein encodes MAKARTMAEAKRLEDIPNIGPSMADDLRALGIEAPTGLRGKDATGLYLQLCTLTGLRQDPCVLDTFIAAVAFADRDDARPWWAFTEGRKAIWAGVEARLPAGLRRLR; translated from the coding sequence ATGGCGAAAGCACGCACCATGGCCGAGGCAAAGCGGCTGGAGGACATCCCGAACATCGGCCCGTCGATGGCCGACGACCTGCGCGCGCTCGGCATCGAAGCGCCAACCGGGCTGCGCGGCAAGGACGCAACCGGGCTCTACTTGCAGCTATGCACCCTGACCGGCCTGCGCCAGGACCCCTGCGTGCTGGACACCTTCATAGCCGCAGTCGCGTTCGCCGACCGCGACGACGCTCGACCGTGGTGGGCGTTCACCGAAGGGCGCAAGGCGATCTGGGCTGGAGTGGAGGCGCGGTTGCCGGCAGGCTTGCGACGCCTCCGATAG
- the fusA gene encoding elongation factor G — MVPEPGRGQPAPFEKGPEHERIEAVPDPKAHVIADVFKVINDPFVGKLAAFRVYQGTVRRDTQLFVDDGRKPFKVGHLFKFKGKDHVEIERAIPGDIAAVAKVDELHFDAILHDSHDEDHIHLAPLDFPKPMFGLAVEATRKGQEQKLAASLHKLAEEDPCFVVEHETETNETVIRGLSDLHLRINLERLQERHGVEVESRPPRIAYRETVSGKAEGHHRHKKQTGGAGQFGEVFLRIEPLPRGSGFEFVDEVKGGTIPGQFLPAVEKGVRQVLQGGALAGYPMQDIRVIVYDGKHHPVDSKEVAFVAAGKKAFLDAVGKARPQVLEPIVDLEVAAPEQNMGDISGGLAAKRARINGTDATKGHEIVVKAQVPLSELEGYAAELKSVTAGRGRYSLDFSHYEPVPAQVQQKLVEAYKPHHEED; from the coding sequence CTGGTTCCCGAACCCGGCCGAGGCCAACCCGCCCCCTTCGAGAAAGGCCCTGAACACGAACGCATCGAAGCCGTACCCGATCCGAAGGCGCACGTGATCGCCGATGTATTCAAGGTCATCAACGACCCCTTTGTCGGCAAACTGGCCGCGTTCCGCGTCTACCAGGGCACCGTGCGCCGCGACACCCAGCTATTCGTCGACGACGGCCGCAAACCCTTCAAGGTCGGCCATCTGTTCAAGTTCAAGGGCAAGGACCACGTCGAGATCGAGCGCGCGATTCCCGGCGACATCGCCGCCGTTGCCAAGGTCGACGAGCTGCATTTCGACGCGATACTGCACGACAGCCACGACGAGGACCACATCCACCTCGCGCCGCTGGATTTCCCCAAACCGATGTTCGGCCTCGCGGTCGAGGCGACGCGCAAGGGTCAGGAACAGAAACTGGCCGCGTCATTGCACAAGCTGGCCGAAGAGGACCCCTGCTTCGTCGTCGAACACGAAACCGAGACCAACGAGACCGTGATCCGCGGCCTGTCCGATCTGCACCTGCGGATCAACCTGGAGCGGCTGCAGGAACGTCATGGCGTCGAGGTCGAATCGCGCCCTCCGCGGATCGCCTACCGCGAGACCGTCAGCGGCAAGGCCGAGGGCCACCATCGCCACAAGAAGCAGACCGGTGGCGCCGGCCAGTTCGGCGAAGTGTTCCTGCGCATCGAACCGCTGCCGCGTGGCAGCGGCTTCGAATTCGTCGACGAGGTCAAGGGCGGCACCATCCCGGGCCAGTTCCTGCCCGCGGTCGAGAAGGGCGTGCGCCAGGTCCTGCAGGGCGGCGCGCTGGCCGGCTACCCGATGCAGGACATCCGGGTGATCGTCTACGACGGCAAGCATCACCCGGTCGACAGCAAGGAGGTCGCCTTCGTCGCCGCCGGCAAGAAGGCCTTCCTCGACGCAGTCGGCAAGGCGCGCCCGCAGGTCCTCGAACCGATCGTCGACCTTGAGGTCGCCGCGCCCGAGCAGAACATGGGCGACATCAGCGGCGGCCTGGCGGCCAAACGCGCCCGCATCAACGGTACCGACGCGACCAAGGGCCACGAGATCGTGGTCAAGGCCCAGGTGCCGCTGTCCGAGCTGGAAGGCTATGCGGCGGAGCTGAAATCGGTGACCGCCGGCCGCGGTCGTTACTCACTGGACTTCAGCCACTACGAGCCGGTACCGGCACAGGTGCAGCAGAAACTGGTCGAGGCGTACAAACCGCATCACGAGGAGGATTGA
- a CDS encoding DUF5916 domain-containing protein: MRLSFFLFALALAAAPSAHSVEIDGRIDPDEWAGAQHITDFRKVQPLSLEPGSLPTEAWVKAVPEGLAIAFRNEQPQSVTWTRQRVRRDFNVQVDRVNLMVDFDGDGRTGYNFTISSTGGIADAVITNENQFNDDWDGSWLHAVREEEDAWTVEMLIPWYIAPMREGEDGMRRIKLQLDRVIGSTGERMAWPGASFERPRYLSDFAEIEVPQYSQSLLALTPYVSGLYDNIGGSSDFNAGLDLFWKPNGQFQLSATVNPDFGQVESDNLVVNFSATETFVSDKRPFFTENQGFFEYTTPSDFSQLLYTRRIGGPADDGSGAGDINAALKLNGSFGQIKYGLFAADEAGEAGRAFRALRLVRDFESQNLGMMLVHTDRPFRDREATVLGVDHNWRPTPRWNVRSRVFGSEVDQFGATARDLGATVWADYEMDGGWRQQWIAMHFGNDLEINDAGYLSRNSMNYLHWEVRRRFAELPETSRYASKDWRGRITTIHNNRGDKLNDQFRLSRQGQLRNGSSEYGQININSAGINDTLLRGNGVVRLPSNFSAFYEYERPRKGNWTHDVELEVFSGGLAGNSKIGSAVWYGATYFVNDAFSINAGAITIRRPDWLIWQGPDQGNLVGAYDGREVKLRAGLDWSIGSRQELRVKLQAIGIDARAHDAWRFDPAGHAIAVADPVDDFSVRNFGFQIRYRYELAPLSYLYVVYGRGGFDALDHADGVGNALFDSFDLRDDEQLMVKLSYRFEI, from the coding sequence ATGCGCCTCTCCTTTTTTCTTTTCGCCTTGGCCCTGGCGGCCGCCCCCTCCGCGCATTCGGTCGAGATCGACGGCCGCATCGACCCGGACGAATGGGCGGGTGCGCAGCACATCACCGATTTCCGCAAGGTCCAACCGCTGAGCCTGGAGCCGGGCTCGCTGCCGACCGAGGCTTGGGTGAAGGCGGTCCCGGAAGGCCTGGCGATCGCGTTCCGCAATGAGCAGCCGCAGTCGGTGACATGGACCCGGCAGCGGGTGCGACGCGACTTCAATGTCCAGGTCGACCGGGTCAACCTGATGGTCGACTTCGATGGTGATGGCCGCACCGGCTACAACTTCACCATCTCGTCCACCGGCGGCATCGCCGACGCGGTCATCACCAACGAGAACCAGTTCAACGACGACTGGGATGGAAGCTGGCTGCACGCGGTGCGCGAGGAGGAGGACGCCTGGACCGTCGAGATGCTGATCCCCTGGTACATCGCGCCGATGCGCGAGGGCGAGGACGGCATGCGCCGGATCAAGCTGCAGCTCGACCGGGTGATCGGCTCCACCGGAGAGCGCATGGCCTGGCCCGGCGCCAGCTTCGAACGGCCGCGCTATCTGTCCGACTTCGCCGAGATCGAGGTGCCGCAGTACAGCCAGTCGCTGCTCGCGCTCACGCCATACGTGTCCGGGCTGTACGACAACATCGGCGGCAGCAGCGATTTCAATGCCGGTCTGGACCTGTTTTGGAAGCCGAACGGCCAGTTCCAGCTCAGCGCCACGGTCAACCCGGACTTCGGCCAGGTCGAGAGCGACAACCTGGTGGTCAATTTCAGCGCCACCGAGACCTTCGTCAGCGACAAGCGGCCGTTCTTCACCGAGAACCAGGGCTTTTTTGAGTACACCACGCCTTCCGACTTCAGCCAGTTGCTGTACACGCGCCGGATCGGCGGCCCCGCCGACGATGGCAGCGGAGCCGGTGACATCAATGCGGCGCTCAAACTCAACGGCAGCTTCGGGCAGATAAAGTACGGGTTGTTCGCCGCCGATGAGGCCGGCGAGGCCGGGCGTGCATTCCGTGCGCTGCGGCTGGTCCGCGACTTCGAATCGCAGAACCTCGGCATGATGCTGGTCCACACCGATCGACCGTTCCGCGACCGCGAGGCGACCGTGCTCGGCGTCGACCACAACTGGCGGCCGACGCCACGCTGGAACGTTCGCAGCCGCGTGTTCGGCAGCGAAGTCGACCAGTTCGGCGCGACGGCGCGCGACCTCGGCGCGACGGTCTGGGCCGACTACGAGATGGACGGCGGCTGGCGCCAGCAATGGATCGCCATGCACTTCGGCAACGATCTGGAAATCAACGATGCCGGCTACCTGTCGCGCAACAGCATGAATTACCTGCATTGGGAGGTGCGCCGGCGCTTTGCCGAGTTGCCGGAAACCTCGCGCTACGCTTCCAAGGACTGGCGAGGGCGCATCACCACCATCCACAACAATCGCGGCGACAAGCTCAATGACCAGTTCCGGCTCAGCCGCCAGGGGCAGTTGCGCAACGGCAGTTCCGAGTACGGCCAGATCAACATCAACAGCGCCGGCATCAACGACACGCTGCTGCGCGGTAACGGCGTCGTGAGGCTGCCGTCCAACTTCAGTGCGTTCTACGAGTACGAGCGCCCGCGCAAGGGGAACTGGACGCACGATGTCGAGCTGGAAGTGTTCAGTGGCGGACTGGCCGGCAATTCGAAGATCGGCTCCGCGGTCTGGTACGGCGCCACCTATTTCGTCAACGATGCCTTCAGCATCAACGCCGGCGCGATCACCATCCGCCGACCGGACTGGCTGATCTGGCAGGGGCCGGATCAGGGCAACCTGGTCGGCGCCTACGACGGGCGTGAGGTGAAGCTGCGGGCCGGGCTGGACTGGAGCATCGGCAGCCGCCAGGAGTTGCGGGTCAAGCTGCAGGCGATCGGCATCGACGCACGGGCGCATGATGCCTGGCGCTTCGATCCCGCCGGCCATGCGATCGCCGTCGCCGATCCCGTCGATGACTTCAGCGTGCGCAACTTCGGTTTCCAGATCCGCTACCGATACGAGCTGGCGCCGCTGTCGTACCTGTACGTCGTATACGGCCGTGGTGGCTTCGACGCTCTCGACCATGCCGATGGTGTGGGCAATGCGCTGTTCGACAGCTTCGACCTGCGTGATGACGAACAGTTGATGGTGAAATTGTCGTACCGGTTCGAGATCTAG